The sequence GCCGCCAACCTGCGACGAGCTCATGCCTTCATCGAAAGCGGGCGCGCGCGCGGGAAAATCGTACTGGAGGGTTTTGCCGCTTAATCTGGCACCTTTGCGCTGCGCGCGGCCACCACGCCGAGCACGAACGCCACCAGCGCCGGCACGCCAAAGACCACGGCGTGACCGGCCACCTCTTCACTATCGCCCAGCGCCGCCACTCGGACTGCGTAGGTCAAATGCGCCACACATAGCGCCAACCATGCGGCGATAAAACCGAAATAGGCCAGTTGCGGCCGCCGGCGCCCGAAATAGCCGAACAGCCCGAGAATGGCCAGACCCATGGCCGTGAAGACGATGGTCAACATGCATGATCTCCGCGCCCGGTCACTGCCAGGCAATACCCCAAAGCGTAGAACATGCCCGTGCTCTTTGCCCAGTGATTGCACCGTGGCGGCAAGCCGGGCTTGACCGGCAAGCCTTGAATTTCGCCCGATCGATACGCGGCCTCCATGCGATACACGCGCGCGGCTCCAGGGCCCCCGCTCGCTGGCCATCACCTCGCGGAACCGGCCCGCATTGCGCGTACAATCCGGCTCAGGTGTTTCCCCGGCTCGCCGCTGCGAACCGGGTCCCTCGCCGACGCCCGGATGGCTGTCTTTGGCCGTCGCCGGTGCCCGCCAGGCCCGTCGCGAGGCCAGGCCCAGGTGAACCGAGGCCACGCGGGATCCTGCGCGGCACCTCAGCGCAGCGCCGATGCGAAACCCGTCACGCCTGCGCCGGCAGGTGACACCTATGCGTGCACGCTTGACGAGCCATCCGACGCAGCAACGCTGGGCGTCCTCCAGTAAGCTGCAGACATGGCCGGCTGCCGGCATTGACCGGCCTGGCTCGCAAGACAGCACAATCACCCAAGGGCGATCAAGGATGCCGCCAGTTGTCGAATTCAATGAATAAATCAGATCACTCTGCACATACCCCGATGATGCAGCAATACCTGCGCCTGAAAGCCGAGGCCGGGTCGTTGCTGTTGTTCTATCGCATGGGGGATTTCTACGAGATGTTCTATGAGGATGCCGAGAAAGCCGCGCGTCTTCTGAACGTCACGCTCACCAAACGGGGCACCTCCAATGGAGCGCCCATACCCATGGCGGGTGTGCCGGTACATGCCATGGAGCAATACCTGGCCCGTTTGGTGGCACTAGGCGAGTCCGTGGCCATCTGCGAGCAGATCGGCGACCCCGCGGCCTCCAAAGGTCCGGTCGAGCGCAAGATCGTGCGTATCGTCACGCCCGGCACGCTGACCGACGACGCATTGCTGCCGGCTAAAGCCGATCGTGCGCTGGCCGCGGTCTGCATCTCGGGCAAGCGCGACCCTCGCGCAGGGATTGCCTGGCTGAATCTGGCCAGCGGCGAGTTCCACGTCACCGAGTGCGCCCCTGCTCTACTGGATTCGGAGCTGCATCGCATAGGTCCGGCCGAGCTCATCTACGCCGATAGCGCAGAGCTGGATACAAGCTATGGGGGCGCACGTGCCCGCGTACCCGATTGGCATTTCGAGGCCGACGGTGCCCGCGCGCACTTGTTGGCGCATTTCCAGACCGACTCGCTGGCCGGCTTCGACATCGAGGACATGCCGGTGGCCGTCTGCGCGGCGGGTGCCTTGCTGCGCTATGCGGCCCGCACCCAATCCCAGGCCCTGGCGCACGTGCAAACCATCAGCGCCGAGCGGGCCGGGCTTTATGTCCTGATGGACCCGGTCACGCGGCGTAATCTGGAGCTGACGCAAACGCTCTCCGGCGAGGATGCCCCGACGCTGTTCTCCCTGTTGGACGATTGCTGCACGCCGATGGGTAGCCGGTTACTACGTCGCTGGCTCCATCATCCGCTGCGCGAGAATGCACCCGTGGCCGCTCGCCAGCAGGCCATCGCCACGCTGCTGACCGCGCGGCTGGACATGGCGCAGACCTTCGGCGCGGCCGGCCTGCTCGATGCGCTGCGTTCGGCCCTGGGAGTGTTTCCGGATATCGAGCGCATTGCCGCACGCCTCGCCTTGCGCTCGGTGCGCCCCCGTGAGCTGGCCAGCCTGCGGGATGCCTTGGGCACCCTGCCGCAACTGCGCATGCTGGTCGCCCCGCTTGCCGAATCTGCTCGGTTGGCCGAATTGGCGGATCAACTCACGCTCGACCCTGCCATTGCCGACCTGCTGATGCGCGCCATTGCTCAGGAGCCTTCTCTGGCGCTACGCGATGGTGGCGTCATCGCCACGGGCTTTGACTCGGAACTCGACCAGTTGCGCGTACTGGCCGCCGACAGCGGCGAATTTCTGCTGCAACTCGAAGCAAGGGAGCGCGAACGTACCGGCATATCCAATCTGCGGGTGGAGTTCAATCGTGTCCACGGCTTTTATATCGAAGTATCCAAAGGCCAGGCCGACAAGGTACCCACGGACTATCGACGCCGGCAGACGCTGAAAAACGCCGAGCGCTATATCACCCCAGAACTCAAGAGCTGGGAAGACAAAGTCCTCTCGGCTCAGGATCGCGCCTTTGCGCGCGAGAAGTGGCTCTTCGAGCAGGTACTCGATGCGCTGGCGGGCTATGTTCGACCGCTGGCCGACGCGGCCGCGGCACTGGCCGAGCTGGATGCTTTGGGCAGCCTGGCCGAACACGCCCGCCGCCATGACTGGGTCGCCCCGGACCTGATCGAAACCGCCGAAATCGATATCGATGCCGGCCGGCATCCAGTCGTCGAGCGCACCATCGAACGCTTCACCCCCAATCATTGCCGCCTCGACGCCACGCGCCGCATGTTGCTGATCACCGGCCCCAACATGGGCGGGAAATCAACCTATATGCGACAGATCGCGCTCATCGCACTGCTGGCGCGCACGGGCAGTTTCGTGCCCGCCCGGCGTGCCCGCGTGGGCAGGATCGATCGCATCTTCACCCGCATCGGCGCCGCCGACGACCTGGCGGGCAGCCGCTCCACGTTCATGATGGAGATGACCGAAGCCGCTGCCATACTGGCCGCCAGTACCCCGCACAGCCTGGTGCTGATGGACGAAATCGGCCGGGGCACGTCGACTTACGATGGCCTGGCGCTTGCCTGGGCCATAGCCTTGCGGCTTGTGACGCACAACAGGGCCCTTACGCTCTTTGCGACACATTACTTCGAACTCACTCGGCTGCCCTCGGAGCAACCCGCGGCAGCCAATGTGCATCTGGCCGCAGCCGAATCCGCGGGTGGCATTGTCTTTCTGCACGAAGTGCGCGAAGGCCCGGCCAGCCGCAGTTACGGTATACAGGTCGCTCAACGCGCCGGTATTCCTGCCGCCGTCATCCGGCATGCCACGCGTGAACTCGAACGCCTGGAGGCGCAAGGTGCCCCCACCCCGCAACTAGGATTGTTTTCCGCTGCGCTCGATGCCGATGCCCACCACCAAGCGCAAGCCGACCGTGACGAGGACGATGCCGTTCGCGCCGCGCTGCACGCCGCACTGACCGATATCGACCCCGACAGCCTCACCCCGCGCGAAGCGCTGGACGCCCTTTACCGCCTGAAGGCCCTGCAATGACCCTCGATCAGCCTCTCGCCTTGCTGGGCGGGATCTCCCCCGACGACTTCATGCGCCGCTACTGGCAGCGCAAGCCCCTGTTGATCAGGCAGGCCATTCCTGGCTTCAAGCCGCCGGAGACGATTGCAGCACTGAAAAAGCTCGCCCGGCGCGACGACGTCGAATCGCGTTTGATCTGGCGCGAGCAAGGCCAGTGGCAGATGGAGAACGGCCCGTTTGCGCGTCTGCCCAAGGCCAGCGAGCCGGACTGGACGCTGCTGGTGCAGAGCGTCGACCTGCACAGCGATGCCGCGGCAGAGCTGATGCAGCGCTTTCGCTTCATCCCGGACGCAAGGCTCGATGATCTCATGGTCAGCGTGGCGTCGGACGGTGGTGGGGTGGGTCCGCATTTCGACAGCTACGATGTCTTTTTGCTCCAAGCCGCCGGTCAACGCCGCTGGCGCTATGGCCGCCAGAAAGACCTGTCGCTCGAACCGGATCTGCCCCTGAAGATACTCAGTCACTTCGAGCCCGAACACGATGTCGTCCTGGAGGCGGGCGACATGCTCTACCTGCCCCCTCAGGCCGCACATGATGGCGTGGCGGTGGGAGATGACTGCATGACCATCTCCATCGGCTTTCGGGCGCCGACACAGGCTGCACTGGCCCGTGGCTTGCTCGAGGCGGCTGCCGACCAGGCCATGGCGCGCATCGGCCTGCTAGGAGGCCCTTATGGCGAGCCGGCGTTGCCCGGCCCTAAACTGGATGGGCTCTATCGCGACCCCGGCCAGGCCGCCACCCGAACGCCTGCCGCGCTACCCGATGCGCTGGTAGAAGCCACCTTGGATACGTTGTCCAAGTTGCGTTTTGATGATGCACTCGCGTCCCGTTTTCTCGGCTGCTGGCTCACGGAGCCCAGTCAGTTGGCGGTTTTCGACGGCGCCGAAACCGACGTGGATCTCGAAGACAACTGGCCCGCCCTGGGCAGACTCGTTCTGGACCGGCGCAGCCGCATGCTTTATCGAGGCAAGCAACTCTTCATCAACGGCGAAACGGCCATGGTCTGCGCCGAGCCTGCCCTCAAGCAACTCGCCGACGCCCGCGTGCTCGACTGCGCAGATCCACGCTGCAAGCGGTTATCTGACGACGCACGCAGCTGTCTGGCAGACTGGCTGGACTCAGGCTGGCTGCACTATCGGGCATGATCCTAGGCGCCCAAAAACTCAGACGTGCAGCCGACTCTAGGACGAATCTGCCCAAGCGGCTGCCGTTGCGCCCACGCTTTGCAACAATTCGACATGCAATACACATAACCGCAAGCCCTGTTGCAATTGGGATGCCACCGCTTTAATTTCAACACCCAAGCGCCTGACAGTTTCCTGTAGCCTGGATTCTGGTTTCCCCTAATACCCAAGGGATACACCACAATCCCACAAACAGGAGTCTCGATATGATGAGCAAAACCCTGATCGTTGCTTCGGTGTTGGCCGTCGCTTTGTCTGCGTGCAACAAGAAGGAAGAGCCCGCCGCGCCGGCTGCCACGCCGACCCCGACCACGCCCACCTCTTCGCCATCGGCCCCGAGCACCACCCCGGAGCCGAGCACGAATCCGGCTCCGGCAGATAGCGCTCCCGACACCACGCCGGGCACCGGTTCGACGACGCCCAGCGGTGGAGCCACCACGCCGGCCTCCTGATCAGGTTGCGCAGCGCCTAAAAAAACGGCCTTCCATCGCGGAAGGCCGTTTTTCATTGCAGCATCAGGACTTACATCTTGTCCTTGAGCACGCTCAGCAGACGTTGCGCCGTCGCGCTGTTATCGCGCTGGCCATTGCTGTCGAGCACGGTGACCTGAGTCTGATCCCCTGAGCCGGCCACATGAATCCGGTATTGCGCGGCGGCAGCCTTCTTATCGCCACCGAACAGCCGGCTGAAGAAGCCAGGCTCATCGTTCTTCAGACCCGTGTCGCTGTCGACATAGCGCACGAAGTAATCGCCCGCACTACGGTCGCGATCATCCACTGCGAAGCCGCCCGAATCCAGCGCCACGCCCACGCGGCGCCATGCCCGGTCAAAGGACTCTGCGACCACCAGCATCGCACCTTCAGCACGCACGCTTTGCTCGACGGCCGGACGTTGGGGCGCGGCCTCGGCCTGAGCCACCAGCTTGCGCGCAGCGTCCACATCGGTGCCCAGATAGACCATCAAACGCGCCAGCATGGCGGCGTTCAGGCCGGGATCTTCCTTGCCGTTGGTCCACTGCACCTGGCCGCCATCGGGACCGGTGCGCTTCTCGAGCATCTGCGAATGGCTGATGAAGATCTCGGTGTGGCCGTTGACGCGTTCGACCCGAGTGCGGAATTTTTCGCGCTCGCCGCTATCCCAGGCCGTTTCCAGCACGGCACCGAGCAACTGACGCAGCCAGCTTTCAGGAATCTTGGCGCGGTTTTCTGCCCATTCGGTCTCGATCAGACCCGAACGCGGATCATTGGTCGCCACGGTAAAGCCCGTGTCGGTCCAGAAATCGACCACCTTGGGGAAGATCTGCTCTGGTGAGCGTTGCACCACCAGCCAGCGCAGATTGCCATCGCGCTCGACTTTCATGTCATCACGCTGCGGCAGGACATTGCTGCTTTGCGGGGCCGACACAACCTGCTGACCTTGCGCCTGATACTGAGAGAACGTGGTCGAGCCCGACGCTGGCGCCTTGTAGCGCGGATCGGCATTTGCCTGAGTCAGATCTGGCGGAATGGAGAGCGGTTCGCCACGGCGAGTGCTCTTGTAGTCAATGGATTCATCATTGCCCATGAGCTGGTTGATGTCATTGCAACCCGACAACAACATCAGGGCCATCAATGCCGAAATGCCGGCATGACGAGTATTCATACGCGTCCTCACGATATTTAAAGCAGACCGACTTCCTGGAGTGCGCGACGAACAGTGTCGTGATGCGCAGCCCCCAGTTCGACCAGCGGCAGGCGATAACCCAGCGCGCTGCGTCCCATTTGAGCCAGCGCCCATTTGACGGGGATAGGATTGGCCTCGACGAACAAGGCCTTGTTCAGACGGGCCAGATGGGCGTTAAGCTCTCGGACGCGGGGCACATCACCGGCCTGGGCGGCGGCGCACAGCTGACTCATCAGCTTGGGCGCTACGTTCGCGGTCACGGAGATATTGCCTTGCGCGCCCAGCAGCATCAGAGCCGCGGCGGTGGGATCATCGCCACTGAAGATCTGAAACTGCGCCGGAACTTCACGCAGGAGCAAGGCGCCACGGGCGATGTCACCCGTCGCATCCTTGATGCCGATGACGCCCGGCACTTGGGCCAGGCGCAACACGGTTTCGTTGGACATGTCGGCCACCGTACGGCCGGGCACGTTATACAGAATGGTCGGCAGATCCACCGCTTCCTGAATGGCACGGAAGTGCTGGTAGATGCCTTCCTGGGTAGGCTTGTTGTAGTAGGGCACCACCGACAGGCCGGCCTGCGCGCCCACAGCCTTGGCATGGCGCGCCAGATGAATGGCCTCATCGGTGGAGTTGGCGCCGACTCCGGCGACCACGGGGATACGGCCTGCCGCATGCTCCACGGCTACGCGGATCAACTCGGCGTGCTCGTCCATGGAAACGGTGGGCGACTCGCCTGTCGTGCCGACCACGACCAGCGCGTTCGTACCTTCCTGGACATGCCAGTCGATCAACGCCCGATATGCGGTGTAGTCCAGGCTACCGTCGGGCTGCATCGGGGTGACCAAAGCCACCATGCTGCCCTTGAAAGTAATGTCTGCGGTCAAAGCAGAGGATGCCATGATTTCGAGGGGCTCCTGACCTGGAACCCATGCTCCAGGCGTCAATCTATTGAACCGGCGAGTTTACCGGATATTGAACAAAATCCTAGAGAAACCAGTTCACGATACTGGCCCCGAGGGAAAAGATCGGCTCCATCAACACCCACAGGACATCCGTCACCAACAGCAACAGGACGATGATCAGACCATAGGGTTCGATCCGAGAATACTGCCAAGCCAGACGGTGCGGCAGCAGGCTAAACAGAATCCGCCCGCCATCAAGCGGCAAAATAGGCAGCAGGTTAAGCGCCATTAGCACCAAATTAACGCTGATGCCGGCCTGGGCCATTTCGTACCAGAAATTTTCAGTCAGCTCCATTTCGCGATAGAGCCGAAAACAGAGCACCCAGACAATGGCCATGAGCAGGTTCGACGCCGGCCCCGCCAGCGCAACCCAGAGCATATCGCGCTTGGGGCGGCGCAGACGTCCGAAATCAACTGGAACGGGTTTCGCCCAACCAAACAACAAACCGCCGGCGCCCAACAGCTTGGAGGTCAACAAAATGACGACCGGCACCAGCAAAGTCCCCACGGGGTCGATATGCTTGAGCGGGTTGAGCGTCACCCGCCCTGCCTGCTGGGCGGTCGGGTCGCCAAACAGGCGAGCAACGTAGCCGTGCGCAGCCTCATGCAAGGTGATGGCGAAAATAACAGGGATCGCGTAGACGGCGATGGTCTGAATGATGTCGTTCATGGCCGCGCCATTGTAGAGGCAGCTTGGCGCCGTGGGGCATGCCGTCGCAAATCAACACTGAGAGAGCACTTGCTGCCTGCCCGATCAGGACAAACCCAGCGCTTGCGGATCACCGCGTCCGCGCCGCAGCACCACCGGCTCGTCACCGGTAAGGTCAATGACCGTCGTCGGATGCTGCGCGCACGCACCGGCGTCGATCACGGCGGCCAACTCGTGCGCATAGCGCAGCCCGATGTCTTCGGGATCGTTCAGGGCATCTTCTTCGTCGCGGGGGATAAGCGTCGTCGACAGCAAAGGGCACCCACCTGCTCGAGCAAAGCCAGCGCGACCGCATGCTCGGGCACGCGTATCCCTATGGTCTTGCGGGAAGGATGCGATACGCGCCGCGGCACTTCACGTGTTGCCTCGAGGATAAAGGTCCACGGCCCCGGCGTTGCCAGCTTCAGCAAACGGTACTGCCGGTTGTCGACCTTGGCGAAGTGGCCGATCTCGGCCAGATCGCGGCACAACAGCGTCAGGTGATGGCGCTCATCCAGACCCCGCAGCCGACGCAGACGGTCGGCGGCGTCCTTGTCGTCCAGCCGGGCGACCACCGCATAGCTGGAGTCGGTCGGGACGGCGACCAGACCGCCGTCACTGATGCACTGCGCGGCCTGCTTGAGCAGACGCGCCTGTGGGTTATCGGGATGAATAGTCAGATGCAGAGCCATGGATTTATCCTACCATTAGTCCTGCGAACCGGCCATGCAGCCGGCTACGCCCAAGGAGAGCGCCATGCGCATGGATGATTCGCGCGAAAGTGACAATATTGAAGACCGCCGCAGCCAAGGCCCACGCCTTGGCAAGGGCAGCATCGGCCTGGGCACCATTGTGCTCGCATTGGTCGCCATGTACTTTGGGGTCGACCCCTCAGTCGTGCTGCAAATGGCCCAAGGCCCCGACTCCGGGCAACAGCAGGCGCCGGCGCCGCGTAGCGATGATCCAGCCAGCCGGTTCATCGCCCGTGTCCTGGGCGAAACCGAAGACACCTGGAGCACGATATTCCAGCGCGACCTCAACCGCCAGTATGTCGCGCCCAAGCTGGTGCTCTTCCGTGGCGCCACGCAAACGGCATGCGGCACCGGACAGGCAGCCATGGGGCCGTTCTATTGCCCTGCCGACCGCAAGGTCTATCTGGACCTGAGCTTTTTCGACGAAATGCAGCGCAAGCTCAACGCGCCGGGCGACTTTGCCCAGGCCTATGTCATCGCTCACGAGGTCGGCCATCACGTCCAAAACCTGCTGGGCATCGCCGACCAGGTCGATCAGGCCAGGCGACTCAACCCGGCTCAGGCCAATGCGTTGTCGGTTCGCACGGAACTGCAGGCGGACTGTTTTGCCGGCCTGTGGGCACGGCGAGCCAATCAGGCGCGCCACATTCTGGAAAACGGTGATATCGAAGAAGGCCTGAACGCCGCCAGCGCCATCGGCGACGATACCCTGCAACGCAAGAGTCAAGGCTATGTCGTGCCTGACGCCTTCACGCACGGCAGCTCGGCCCAGCG comes from Bordetella holmesii ATCC 51541 and encodes:
- a CDS encoding LPXTG cell wall anchor domain protein; protein product: MLTIVFTAMGLAILGLFGYFGRRRPQLAYFGFIAAWLALCVAHLTYAVRVAALGDSEEVAGHAVVFGVPALVAFVLGVVAARSAKVPD
- the mutS gene encoding DNA mismatch repair protein MutS, whose translation is MMQQYLRLKAEAGSLLLFYRMGDFYEMFYEDAEKAARLLNVTLTKRGTSNGAPIPMAGVPVHAMEQYLARLVALGESVAICEQIGDPAASKGPVERKIVRIVTPGTLTDDALLPAKADRALAAVCISGKRDPRAGIAWLNLASGEFHVTECAPALLDSELHRIGPAELIYADSAELDTSYGGARARVPDWHFEADGARAHLLAHFQTDSLAGFDIEDMPVAVCAAGALLRYAARTQSQALAHVQTISAERAGLYVLMDPVTRRNLELTQTLSGEDAPTLFSLLDDCCTPMGSRLLRRWLHHPLRENAPVAARQQAIATLLTARLDMAQTFGAAGLLDALRSALGVFPDIERIAARLALRSVRPRELASLRDALGTLPQLRMLVAPLAESARLAELADQLTLDPAIADLLMRAIAQEPSLALRDGGVIATGFDSELDQLRVLAADSGEFLLQLEARERERTGISNLRVEFNRVHGFYIEVSKGQADKVPTDYRRRQTLKNAERYITPELKSWEDKVLSAQDRAFAREKWLFEQVLDALAGYVRPLADAAAALAELDALGSLAEHARRHDWVAPDLIETAEIDIDAGRHPVVERTIERFTPNHCRLDATRRMLLITGPNMGGKSTYMRQIALIALLARTGSFVPARRARVGRIDRIFTRIGAADDLAGSRSTFMMEMTEAAAILAASTPHSLVLMDEIGRGTSTYDGLALAWAIALRLVTHNRALTLFATHYFELTRLPSEQPAAANVHLAAAESAGGIVFLHEVREGPASRSYGIQVAQRAGIPAAVIRHATRELERLEAQGAPTPQLGLFSAALDADAHHQAQADRDEDDAVRAALHAALTDIDPDSLTPREALDALYRLKALQ
- a CDS encoding cupin superfamily protein → MTLDQPLALLGGISPDDFMRRYWQRKPLLIRQAIPGFKPPETIAALKKLARRDDVESRLIWREQGQWQMENGPFARLPKASEPDWTLLVQSVDLHSDAAAELMQRFRFIPDARLDDLMVSVASDGGGVGPHFDSYDVFLLQAAGQRRWRYGRQKDLSLEPDLPLKILSHFEPEHDVVLEAGDMLYLPPQAAHDGVAVGDDCMTISIGFRAPTQAALARGLLEAAADQAMARIGLLGGPYGEPALPGPKLDGLYRDPGQAATRTPAALPDALVEATLDTLSKLRFDDALASRFLGCWLTEPSQLAVFDGAETDVDLEDNWPALGRLVLDRRSRMLYRGKQLFINGETAMVCAEPALKQLADARVLDCADPRCKRLSDDARSCLADWLDSGWLHYRA
- a CDS encoding nlpB/DapX lipofamily protein; translated protein: MNTRHAGISALMALMLLSGCNDINQLMGNDESIDYKSTRRGEPLSIPPDLTQANADPRYKAPASGSTTFSQYQAQGQQVVSAPQSSNVLPQRDDMKVERDGNLRWLVVQRSPEQIFPKVVDFWTDTGFTVATNDPRSGLIETEWAENRAKIPESWLRQLLGAVLETAWDSGEREKFRTRVERVNGHTEIFISHSQMLEKRTGPDGGQVQWTNGKEDPGLNAAMLARLMVYLGTDVDAARKLVAQAEAAPQRPAVEQSVRAEGAMLVVAESFDRAWRRVGVALDSGGFAVDDRDRSAGDYFVRYVDSDTGLKNDEPGFFSRLFGGDKKAAAAQYRIHVAGSGDQTQVTVLDSNGQRDNSATAQRLLSVLKDKM
- the dapA gene encoding dihydrodipicolinate synthase — translated: MASSALTADITFKGSMVALVTPMQPDGSLDYTAYRALIDWHVQEGTNALVVVGTTGESPTVSMDEHAELIRVAVEHAAGRIPVVAGVGANSTDEAIHLARHAKAVGAQAGLSVVPYYNKPTQEGIYQHFRAIQEAVDLPTILYNVPGRTVADMSNETVLRLAQVPGVIGIKDATGDIARGALLLREVPAQFQIFSGDDPTAAALMLLGAQGNISVTANVAPKLMSQLCAAAQAGDVPRVRELNAHLARLNKALFVEANPIPVKWALAQMGRSALGYRLPLVELGAAHHDTVRRALQEVGLL
- a CDS encoding peptidase M50 family protein; the protein is MNDIIQTIAVYAIPVIFAITLHEAAHGYVARLFGDPTAQQAGRVTLNPLKHIDPVGTLLVPVVILLTSKLLGAGGLLFGWAKPVPVDFGRLRRPKRDMLWVALAGPASNLLMAIVWVLCFRLYREMELTENFWYEMAQAGISVNLVLMALNLLPILPLDGGRILFSLLPHRLAWQYSRIEPYGLIIVLLLLVTDVLWVLMEPIFSLGASIVNWFL
- a CDS encoding telomere recombination family protein, whose amino-acid sequence is MLSTTLIPRDEEDALNDPEDIGLRYAHELAAVIDAGACAQHPTTVIDLTGDEPVVLRRGRGDPQALGLS
- a CDS encoding tRNA threonylcarbamoyl adenosine modification protein, Sua5/YciO/YrdC/YwlC family; amino-acid sequence: MALHLTIHPDNPQARLLKQAAQCISDGGLVAVPTDSSYAVVARLDDKDAADRLRRLRGLDERHHLTLLCRDLAEIGHFAKVDNRQYRLLKLATPGPWTFILEATREVPRRVSHPSRKTIGIRVPEHAVALALLEQVGALCCRRRLSPATKKMP
- a CDS encoding neutral zinc metallopeptidase family protein; translation: MRMDDSRESDNIEDRRSQGPRLGKGSIGLGTIVLALVAMYFGVDPSVVLQMAQGPDSGQQQAPAPRSDDPASRFIARVLGETEDTWSTIFQRDLNRQYVAPKLVLFRGATQTACGTGQAAMGPFYCPADRKVYLDLSFFDEMQRKLNAPGDFAQAYVIAHEVGHHVQNLLGIADQVDQARRLNPAQANALSVRTELQADCFAGLWARRANQARHILENGDIEEGLNAASAIGDDTLQRKSQGYVVPDAFTHGSSAQRVRWFKRGLESGDLRHCDTFGAGQL